Proteins co-encoded in one Arthrobacter alpinus genomic window:
- a CDS encoding prephenate dehydrogenase, which translates to MNPSHLSGPVLVLGSGLLGASIGLGLRARGIEVVLSDPSPSAQAVAVDIGAGRAFDPAENLAPQLVVVAVPPDVTAAVVAAALLRYGSAVVVDIASVKGAVLAELQGREGLDASALARYVGTHPMAGRERSGPVAARGELFNSMPWVLCPSEASSAHAIKVAHSLAIDLDAVVFRFTPDEHDGAVALVSHLPQLMSSLVASRLAETPSHALSLAGNGLRDVTRIAASDPSLWVQILGANAPKLLEIMQGVRTDLDRLINTLSAPTAPGARLDLAQLMAEGNAGQSRIPGKHGGPAQQYSWLTVLVDDKPGQIAKLLTEIGEIGVNLEDLRLDHSAGVQVGMVELSVLPARRVALVEELTARGWKVIQ; encoded by the coding sequence ATGAATCCTTCGCACTTGAGCGGACCCGTGCTGGTTCTTGGCAGTGGACTGCTAGGAGCCAGCATTGGTTTGGGGCTGCGGGCTCGCGGCATTGAAGTGGTCCTGAGCGACCCTTCGCCGTCGGCACAGGCTGTGGCTGTGGACATTGGCGCCGGACGCGCCTTTGACCCTGCCGAAAACCTGGCACCCCAACTGGTGGTTGTGGCAGTTCCGCCGGACGTCACGGCCGCCGTTGTGGCAGCCGCGCTCCTGCGCTACGGCTCCGCCGTGGTGGTTGACATTGCCAGTGTGAAGGGTGCCGTTCTGGCCGAACTTCAGGGCCGCGAAGGTCTGGACGCGTCCGCACTTGCCCGCTATGTGGGTACTCACCCCATGGCTGGGCGCGAACGTTCGGGTCCGGTTGCGGCTCGTGGTGAACTGTTTAACTCGATGCCGTGGGTGCTGTGCCCGTCGGAGGCGAGCAGCGCACACGCCATCAAGGTGGCGCATTCGCTGGCCATTGATCTGGACGCTGTGGTGTTCCGTTTCACCCCTGACGAGCACGACGGCGCCGTGGCTTTGGTCTCGCACCTGCCGCAGCTCATGTCCTCGCTGGTGGCGAGCCGGCTGGCCGAAACGCCGTCGCATGCACTGTCCCTTGCGGGCAATGGGCTTCGCGACGTGACCCGGATTGCCGCCAGTGACCCCTCGCTGTGGGTGCAGATTCTGGGTGCTAACGCCCCCAAGCTCTTGGAGATTATGCAGGGTGTGCGGACCGACCTTGACCGGTTGATCAACACGCTCAGCGCCCCCACAGCACCCGGTGCACGTTTGGATTTGGCTCAGCTCATGGCCGAAGGCAACGCCGGACAGAGCCGAATTCCCGGCAAGCACGGTGGCCCGGCACAGCAGTACTCCTGGCTGACCGTCCTGGTGGATGACAAGCCCGGACAGATCGCCAAGCTGCTGACCGAGATCGGTGAGATTGGCGTCAACCTCGAAGACTTGCGCCTTGACCACTCGGCTGGCGTGCAAGTGGGCATGGTGGAGCTTTCGGTGCTGCCCGCACGCAGGGTGGCATTGGTGGAGGAATTGACGGCACGCGGGTGGAAGGTTATTCAATGA
- the cmk gene encoding (d)CMP kinase, translating into MNNADVTVQQIRIGKPLVIAVDGPSGSGKSSVSKAVAQRLGLAFLDTGAMYRSVAWHCLNAQISLDDAGAVEAAARTIKMEQSMVPETEFFKVNGINVTDAIREPKISSSVSAVATNLGARAALVRRQQDLIAEHGHRIVVEGRDITTVVAPHAEARLILTASEEARLRRRGLQLGGTQTVAQLEEQVLARDAKDSTVVDFQRAADGVYTVDSSDLDFEETIQAVITVVRQAVNAGPAA; encoded by the coding sequence ATGAACAACGCAGATGTGACGGTGCAGCAGATTCGTATAGGCAAGCCCCTGGTGATTGCTGTTGACGGACCCTCCGGTTCCGGCAAGTCCAGTGTCAGTAAGGCCGTGGCTCAGCGCCTGGGCCTGGCCTTCCTGGACACCGGTGCCATGTACCGCAGTGTGGCCTGGCATTGCCTGAACGCCCAGATCAGCTTGGATGATGCCGGCGCCGTAGAGGCGGCAGCGCGCACCATCAAGATGGAACAGAGCATGGTTCCGGAGACCGAGTTCTTCAAGGTCAACGGAATCAATGTCACCGACGCTATCCGCGAACCGAAGATCTCATCTTCGGTCAGCGCTGTGGCCACCAACTTGGGTGCTCGTGCAGCATTGGTGCGTCGCCAACAGGACCTCATCGCCGAACACGGCCACCGCATTGTGGTGGAAGGGCGGGACATCACCACAGTGGTGGCCCCCCACGCCGAGGCGCGCCTGATCCTGACAGCCAGCGAGGAAGCTCGCCTGCGCCGCAGGGGACTCCAGCTCGGTGGCACGCAGACTGTGGCCCAGCTCGAGGAGCAGGTTTTGGCCAGGGACGCGAAGGATTCAACAGTGGTTGATTTCCAGCGTGCCGCTGACGGTGTTTACACCGTCGACTCTTCGGATCTGGATTTCGAAGAGACCATCCAGGCTGTCATCACCGTGGTTCGCCAGGCAGTAAACGCCGGTCCTGCTGCATGA
- a CDS encoding pseudouridine synthase, with protein sequence MTPSPRSGNSSGQYQPRGGKPRSGAPKSDGYKGGSKSGGYKGGSKSGGYKSDSSDGLKPGALRAAGYNADRAKAASEGGYKSGAPKLGGPKASAHKPGARKPSQTGARPFKNEQYGRTVGPSKNRPTEQNRRPSRTTDDIDIHNAEGVRLQKVMAMAGVASRRLCEDMILEGRVQVDGVTVNQLGLRVDAATVEISVDGMTIQTNDALVYMVFNKPKGVVSTMDDPEGRPCISDFLKKRQTAERLFHVGRLDTGTEGLLLLTNDGELANRLTHPKYEIPKTYLVQVKGPMAHGVGAQLKDGVELEDGWQKVDSFRLVDSTPGHVLAEVVLHSGKNRIVRRMFDSVGYPVERLVRVKFGPIALGDQRQGSVRVLGRHEIGFLLSDVGM encoded by the coding sequence ATGACACCGTCACCCCGCTCCGGGAACTCTTCCGGACAGTACCAACCGCGTGGCGGTAAGCCGCGCTCAGGCGCACCCAAGTCCGACGGCTACAAGGGCGGATCCAAGTCGGGCGGCTACAAGGGCGGATCCAAGTCGGGCGGCTACAAGTCCGATTCTTCCGACGGCCTCAAGCCGGGCGCTTTGCGCGCAGCAGGTTACAACGCCGACAGGGCCAAAGCGGCCAGCGAGGGCGGTTACAAGTCCGGTGCCCCCAAATTGGGCGGCCCCAAGGCTTCTGCCCACAAGCCCGGTGCCCGCAAGCCGAGCCAGACCGGCGCCCGTCCGTTCAAGAACGAGCAGTACGGCCGCACAGTTGGCCCGTCGAAGAACCGCCCCACCGAGCAGAACCGTCGCCCGTCACGCACCACCGATGACATTGACATTCACAACGCAGAGGGCGTGCGCCTGCAGAAGGTCATGGCCATGGCAGGCGTAGCGTCTCGCCGCCTGTGCGAGGACATGATCCTGGAAGGTCGCGTCCAGGTTGACGGCGTCACTGTTAACCAGCTGGGTCTTCGCGTTGACGCGGCTACGGTAGAAATCTCTGTTGATGGCATGACCATTCAGACCAACGATGCCTTGGTTTACATGGTCTTCAACAAGCCCAAGGGCGTTGTTTCCACCATGGATGACCCCGAAGGCCGCCCCTGCATCAGCGACTTCTTGAAGAAGCGCCAGACCGCAGAGCGCCTCTTCCACGTTGGCCGTTTGGATACCGGCACCGAGGGCCTGTTGCTCTTGACCAACGACGGCGAACTGGCCAACCGCTTGACCCACCCCAAGTACGAGATCCCCAAGACCTACCTGGTCCAGGTCAAGGGCCCCATGGCTCACGGCGTTGGCGCCCAGCTCAAGGACGGCGTGGAGCTTGAGGATGGCTGGCAGAAGGTTGACTCCTTCCGCCTCGTTGACTCCACCCCGGGTCACGTCTTGGCTGAGGTTGTTTTGCACTCCGGTAAGAACCGCATTGTTCGCCGTATGTTCGATTCCGTCGGTTACCCGGTGGAGCGCCTGGTGCGCGTGAAGTTCGGACCGATTGCACTAGGCGATCAGCGTCAGGGCAGCGTCCGCGTCTTGGGTCGCCACGAGATTGGCTTCCTGCTCTCCGACGTGGGGATGTAA
- the der gene encoding ribosome biogenesis GTPase Der: MSDPKSSAPYGDGEFGHLEFVPTGTDQIAEKLAAISDEDADARAAGLLAGLASYELDEADAALLSGEFDDGESYDPYRQNPVLAIVGRPNVGKSTLVNRILGRREAVVEDTPGVTRDRVQYDATWNGRNFTLVDTGGWERDARGLDLRVAEQAEIAVEMADAVLLVVDAIVGITASDEAIVRMLRKSKKPVILVGNKIDDLVQEADNAMLWGLGLGEPLPVSAVHGRGVADMLDHVMDTLPEFSAVSGLERSGGPRRVAMIGRPNVGKSSLLNKLAGSERVVVDNVAGTTRDPVDEMIELGGRTWRFVDTAGIRRRVHMAQGADFYASLRTQTALEKAEVAVVLLAVDEILSEQDVRILQLAIESGRALVLAFNKWDLMDDERRKYLEREIDQDLAHVSWAPRVNISAKTGWHKDKLVPALDLALENWDRRIPTGRLNAFLGELVAEHPHPVRGGKQPRILFGTQASSRPPKFVLFTTGFLDAGYRRFITRRLRETFGFEGTPIEVSMRVREKRSKKK, from the coding sequence ATGAGCGACCCCAAGTCATCCGCACCCTACGGTGACGGTGAGTTTGGTCACCTTGAATTCGTACCCACGGGTACCGACCAAATCGCCGAGAAATTGGCGGCCATCTCTGACGAGGACGCTGACGCCCGCGCGGCTGGCCTGCTCGCTGGCCTCGCAAGCTACGAACTCGACGAAGCCGACGCCGCACTGCTTTCAGGCGAGTTCGACGACGGCGAGAGCTACGACCCCTACCGCCAGAACCCTGTACTGGCCATTGTGGGACGCCCCAACGTGGGCAAGTCCACCTTGGTTAACCGCATCTTGGGCCGCCGCGAGGCCGTTGTTGAGGACACCCCCGGTGTAACCCGCGACCGTGTCCAGTACGACGCCACCTGGAATGGCCGTAACTTCACCCTGGTGGACACCGGTGGTTGGGAACGCGATGCCCGCGGTCTGGACCTGCGTGTTGCAGAGCAGGCTGAAATTGCCGTGGAAATGGCTGACGCCGTGCTGCTCGTCGTGGACGCTATCGTGGGCATCACCGCCTCCGATGAGGCCATTGTGCGCATGCTGCGCAAGTCCAAGAAGCCTGTCATCCTGGTCGGTAACAAGATTGACGATCTGGTCCAGGAAGCTGACAACGCCATGCTGTGGGGCCTTGGTTTGGGCGAACCGCTGCCGGTTTCAGCCGTGCACGGCCGTGGTGTTGCCGACATGCTTGACCATGTCATGGACACCCTCCCTGAGTTCTCCGCCGTCTCCGGTCTTGAACGATCCGGCGGCCCGCGCCGCGTTGCCATGATTGGCCGCCCCAACGTGGGCAAGTCCTCACTGCTGAACAAGCTGGCCGGTTCCGAGCGCGTTGTTGTTGACAACGTGGCCGGCACCACGCGTGATCCTGTCGATGAAATGATCGAGCTCGGCGGGCGCACCTGGCGTTTCGTGGACACCGCCGGTATCCGCCGCCGCGTGCACATGGCGCAGGGTGCTGACTTCTACGCCTCACTGCGTACCCAGACTGCCTTGGAAAAGGCTGAAGTTGCCGTGGTGCTTTTGGCTGTTGATGAAATCCTGAGCGAGCAGGATGTGCGCATCTTGCAGCTGGCCATCGAATCAGGCCGCGCCCTGGTGCTGGCGTTCAACAAGTGGGACTTGATGGACGACGAGCGCCGCAAGTACCTGGAACGTGAAATTGATCAGGATCTGGCTCACGTCAGCTGGGCCCCTCGGGTCAACATCTCCGCGAAGACTGGTTGGCACAAGGACAAGCTGGTGCCCGCACTGGACCTGGCCTTGGAAAACTGGGACCGCCGTATCCCCACAGGCCGCCTGAACGCGTTCTTGGGCGAATTGGTTGCCGAGCACCCCCACCCCGTACGTGGCGGCAAGCAGCCCCGAATCCTCTTCGGCACCCAAGCTTCTAGCCGCCCGCCGAAGTTCGTGCTGTTCACCACCGGCTTCCTTGACGCAGGCTACCGCCGCTTCATCACGCGCCGCCTGCGTGAAACTTTCGGCTTCGAGGGAACTCCCATTGAAGTCAGCATGCGCGTGCGCGAAAAGCGCAGCAAAAAGAAGTAA
- the scpB gene encoding SMC-Scp complex subunit ScpB produces the protein MAEMDGSGLLDSRDSVRAALEAVLMVVDEPVSEEQLASVVGLPAATIRELLHELAREYDGYTGKGDTVPVRGFELRQLAGGWRVYSRPAYAEIVSAFVVDGQTARLTQAALETLAVIAYRQPVSRASVCAIRGVNVDSVVRTLAQRGLIEEVGTDPVSGAFLYRTTAYFLERLGMGSVDELPQIAPHLPGLENLQDFDDSHF, from the coding sequence ATGGCTGAAATGGACGGCTCTGGGCTCCTCGATTCTAGGGACAGCGTCCGTGCAGCCCTGGAAGCCGTCTTGATGGTGGTGGATGAACCGGTTTCAGAGGAACAGTTGGCCTCCGTGGTGGGATTGCCCGCCGCTACCATACGTGAGCTATTACACGAACTCGCAAGGGAGTACGACGGCTATACTGGAAAGGGTGACACCGTACCGGTTCGCGGCTTTGAACTCCGGCAACTTGCCGGTGGTTGGCGTGTTTATTCACGTCCCGCGTACGCCGAGATCGTGTCCGCGTTTGTTGTGGACGGCCAAACGGCCCGGCTCACGCAGGCAGCCTTGGAGACTCTAGCGGTGATTGCTTACCGCCAGCCGGTCTCCCGAGCCAGTGTCTGCGCCATTCGTGGCGTGAATGTGGACTCTGTTGTCAGGACGCTTGCGCAGCGCGGGTTGATTGAGGAAGTGGGCACCGATCCGGTGTCCGGGGCTTTCCTGTACCGCACCACGGCGTACTTTTTGGAACGGCTTGGGATGGGGAGCGTGGACGAGTTGCCGCAAATTGCACCGCACCTGCCCGGTCTGGAAAACCTTCAGGATTTCGATGATTCACACTTTTAG
- a CDS encoding lysophospholipid acyltransferase family protein yields MSRGETPLRVLTEPPPRWKTLWSRPVGRFLNHVVYNTKILGRDNIPATGPVVFAANHLSYLDGPVMVGASSRYMHVMVRHNMFKGLLGWVLFASGQIPVNRSGDRAALQYAKAVLDRGECIGILPEGTRGTGNAASMNSGVAWLVLNSAAAVVPVAVLGTRHSGEHRDKIPAPRRTLHVVFGEPLTIMREPGVSGRVSMDRATEQIRLRLAAHIAASQAATGQDLPADDHLSSKHKGQQP; encoded by the coding sequence ATGAGCCGTGGCGAGACGCCGCTGCGGGTACTGACGGAGCCGCCGCCGCGGTGGAAAACTTTGTGGAGCCGTCCGGTGGGGCGCTTCTTGAACCACGTGGTGTACAACACCAAGATTCTGGGACGGGACAACATTCCAGCAACCGGCCCCGTGGTCTTTGCCGCAAACCACCTGAGCTACCTTGACGGACCAGTCATGGTGGGGGCCAGCAGTAGATACATGCATGTCATGGTCCGCCATAACATGTTCAAGGGCCTCCTTGGTTGGGTGTTGTTTGCTTCCGGGCAGATTCCAGTGAACCGAAGTGGCGACCGGGCAGCCTTGCAATACGCCAAGGCGGTCTTAGATCGGGGAGAGTGCATTGGTATTCTGCCCGAAGGCACCCGGGGGACCGGGAATGCCGCCAGTATGAACAGCGGGGTGGCGTGGTTAGTACTTAACTCAGCCGCCGCCGTCGTACCTGTTGCAGTCTTGGGAACAAGACACAGCGGGGAACATCGCGATAAAATTCCAGCACCACGACGCACACTGCACGTAGTGTTTGGGGAACCATTGACAATCATGCGTGAACCCGGAGTTTCCGGCCGTGTTTCAATGGACAGAGCAACCGAACAAATCCGCCTGCGGCTGGCGGCACACATTGCCGCATCGCAAGCCGCAACAGGGCAGGATTTGCCCGCGGATGATCACCTATCTTCAAAGCATAAAGGACAGCAACCATGA